GTGGAAGTACGGGGCGAAGGCAAGGCGCAGGTTATCGAAACCGTCTGCCAGGGCTGCGGCCTCTGCACGGCCACCTGCCCGCAGGGCGCCATCCAGCTTTCACACGCCACAGACAACCAGATCCTTGCGGAGGTTAACGCGCTATGCCAGTGTTAGAAGGCAAAGAATTGCGGATTGTGGGTTTTCTCTGCAACTGGTGCTCCTATGGCGGCGCCGACACAGCTGGTGTGGCCCGCGCCACACAGCCCACGGATCTGCGTATCATACGTGTGCCCTGCTCGGGCCGCATCGACCCCCTGTTCATCGTCAAGGCCCTGCTTAACGGGGCGGACGGCGTGCTGGTTTCCGGCTGCCATCCGCGCGACTGCCACTACGCGGCCGGCAACTTCTACGCCCGCCGCCGTCTTGAGGTGCTCAAGCAGTTTTTGCCCGTACTTGGCATTGACGACCGCCGCTTTGAATACACCTGGGTTTCGGCTTCCGAAGGCCAGCGCTGGCAGCAAGTGGTGACGCTCTTTACCGACCGCATCCACAAGCTCGGCCCCGCGCCCAGCCTTGAAGATCCCGAACCGCTGCTCAAGATAGCCGACATGGCGCTTACCTCGCTGCGGCCTCTGGGCACAGGGCAAAGCGCCGCCCTCGGCGAACTCAAGGACGCCATCAAGGCCAAACTGCCCGAACTGGACATGGTGCTCGGCTGGGGCGAAGGCTATGACGCCGCCCATACCGTGCCCATCTTCATGAAGACGCCCGAAGACGTGGACAAGCTCGTGTGGGGGCCCTTCAACGTCAACAACCTCGCCGTGTACCTGCCCTCCTTCAAGGGCAAGAAAGTCGGCATCGTGGTCAAGGGCTGCGACTCCCGCTCCGTGGTGGAACTGCTGCAGGAAAAGCTCATCCGCCGCGAGGACGTGACCATCTTCGCCATGCCCTGCGAGGGCACGCTGGATATGGCCCGCGTCAACCAGGGTCTTGGCCGGTACACAAAGATCGACAAGGTGGAGTATGACGAGGCTGGCGTCACCATCACGGCTGACGGCAAGCCCATCCGCTTCTGCATGACCGACTACGCCCAGGGCAAATGCTACGGCTGTACCACGCCCTCGGCGGTGCTGGCCGACACGCGCCTCGGCATGCCCGTCAAGGTGGAGGCAGGCCCCTATACCCCGCCGGAACTGGCCCTGCTGGACTCTATGAGTCTTGAAGAACGCATGGCCTTCTGGCGCGGCCAGATGGATCGCTGCCTGCGCTGCTACGCCTGCCGCAATGCCTGCCCCATGTGCGTCTGCCGCGACTTCTGCGTTTCCGACAGCCGCGACCCGCACTGGATGACGCAGGACGACAGCGTAAAGGAAAAACTGTTCTTCCAGACCATACACGCCATGCACCTTGCCGGTCGCTGCACGGGCTGCGGCGAATGCCAGCGGGCCTGCCCCGTGGGCATTCCCATCCTTGCCCTGCGCCAGCAGATCGCCCGCGCCGTGGGTCAGCTCTTTGACGGCTACAAGTCCGGCCTCAATGCCGAGGACGTGCCGCCGCTGCTGGGCTATGAAGTGGAAGAAAAGAACATCCATGAGAGGGACTGGAAATGAGCATGACCCGATTTGTAACCCCCGACGGTTTGCCCGCCTTTCTGGCCTTTCTCTCGCAACAAGGCAATCGCGTGCTTGTGCCCGTGGAAAAGCCTGCGGCCAAGCGCTCGGTGGTGTTTGAACCCTGGCGCGAAGGCATGGCCTTCACCCTTGAAAAAGCCACCGTGCCCGCCAAGGAGGCCGTGCTGCCCCAGAGCGAAACCCTGGTGCGCTACAAAAAAAGCAAGGACCCGGAAAATCCGGACCGCGTAGCCATACAGCTTGACGACAAGCCCGAGGCCGAAGCCACGGTGGTTTTCGCCACCCGCCCCTGCGACGCGCGCGGCTACGTCGTCCTTGACCGGCCCTATCTCAAGGGACCCTTCGCCGACCCCTACTACAAGGCCCGGCGCGAGGCGCTCACCGTCATCAGCCTGACCTGCAACTCCGGCTGCAATACCTGCTTCTGCCACTGGGTTGGCGGCGGCCCCACCTCTCCTGAAGGTTCGGACATTCTCATGACCGAAATCGAGGGCGGCTACGTGCTTCAGGCCATCACCCCCAAGGGTGAGGAACTGCTGGCCGCCTCTTCGCTGGAAGACGGCGCTGACCGCTTCTCCAAGGTTGAGGAAGTGCGCAAGGCAGCCTGGGCCAGCCTTGTGCCCGCCCCCAATCTCAAGGAAGCCCCGGAAAGACTGGCGGCCCTGTTCACGGATGTGGAGTTCTGGCAAAACCAGACCGACCGTTGCCTGTCCTGCGGCGCATGCACCTACTTCTGCCCCACCTGCTATTGCTTCAACATCACCGACGAAGGTGAAGGCCTGAGCGAAAAAGGCGGCCGCCGCCTGCGCAGCTGGGACAACTGCATGTCGTCGCTGTTCACGCGTGAGGCCAGCGGGCATAACCCCCGCACCGTAAAAGCCTTCCGCATGCGCAACCGCGTTTCGCACAAGTACTCCACCTATCCTGAAAACTGGGGTTCGTTCTCCTGCAGCGGCTGTGGCCGGTGCATCAGCAACTGCCCCGTCTGTCTGGACATCCGCGCCATCGTACTGGCAGCGCTGGAAGCCAAGCAGCCCAAAGCCGAGTAGGAGCAGACATGGCAACCAAGAAGAATACTACCAAAGCCACAAACGACTCCCAGGCGGCCGCTCCCGCAGCCGCGGCCAAGGCCGCTGAAGTCCAGACCGAAGCGGCAAAGCCCGAAGCCGCGCAGGCGGCTGCGCCCAAGGGCCAGCCCCAGGCCAAGGGCGGCATGCTGCGTGAAATAACGCCCCGCCCGCAGCCTGCGGGCAACCCGTACCTGCCCATGCCCGCCACCGTGGCTGAAGTTATTCAGGAGACAGGCAACATCCGCACCCTTCGCGTGGTGCTCGACGACGCCGACGCCATGAAAAACTTCACCTACGAACCCGGTCAGGTGGGGCAGTTCTCCGTCTTTGGCGCGGGCGAATCCACCTTTGTCATCAACTCGCCGCCGTCGCAGAAGAACTATCTGCAGTTCTCCGTCATGCAGGCAGGGGAAGTCACCGCCGCCATCCACCGCCTGTCGCCCGGCGACAAGGTGGGCGTGCGCGCGCCGCTGGGCAACTTCTTTCCCTACAATGACTGGAAGGGCAAGGACATCTTCTTCGTGGGCGGCGGCATCGGTATGGCCCCCATCCGCACCATCATGATGCACATTCTGGAAAACAGGAAGGATTACGGCAAGGTGAGCCTGCTCTACGGCGCGCGCACCCCCCGCGACATGGCCTTCAGCTATGAAACTGAAGACTGGCTGCGCCGCGACGATCTGGACTGCACCCTGTGCATCGACGCGCCCTTTGAAGGATGGGAACACAAGGTCGGCCTTATCCCCAACGTGCTCACCGAACTGAATCCCGATCCCAAAAACTGCGTGGCCGTGCTCTGCGGGCCGCCCATCATGATCAAGTTCACGGTGCAGGCTCTGGAAAAACTCAAGTTCGCCCCGGAAAACATCGTCACCACCCTTGAAAAGCGCATGAAGTGCGGCATCGGCATCTGCGGCCGCTGCAACATCGGCGGGCGCTACGTCTGCGTGGACGGCCCGGTGTTTACCTGGAAAGAACTGCAGGAACTGCCGCCTGAAATGTAGAGAGCGTTGATGCTGGAATGATTTGTGGGGGAGGGACCTTTTGATAAAAGGCCCCTCCCCCACGTTTATTTATATGCCATGTGGCAAGGGCAAGTGGAGTGTTGCACTGATCTGTGGGGGAGGGACCCTTTTGAAAAAGGGTCTCCTCCCCCACGCCCCCACCCCCTAAAACTTTTATTTTTTGGGAAATGCGCAGTTATTCCGTTTGGCGGCCTTGCTTCACTTTTTTTGAAACAGTCGAGGACGGAAGAGTCCGCTCCTGCTTCAAAAAAAGATCGCCCCTTGCCAAACGAAACAGCTGCGCGTTTCCAAGAGGCTCTTTAATCAGTGTTTTCTTTTATTCCTGTCTCAGTCTCTTGCAAAAAACCTGCTGCCTCCAACAGGACCCGCAGAAGGCTGAACGCACATCACTCAAAGATAAAACTACCCTAATTAACAGTGATTTTTCTCTCCTCAGACAGAAGAGAAAAACACTGGAAATAATTCCTGAAATGTGTTTCCATACTAAAAAGATATGAAAACACGCGATCACACATCGCAAGCCACTACAGACAATTATGGAGAAGACATGCGTCACCCCCACACCACAGGATATTCCACCGCCAAGGCCCTGCCGTTGCCCTTTGACCGGCAGGTTCGCGCCCTGCTTCTGACGGCCCTTGCCCTTTGCTGTGCCCTCTTTGCAGCCCCTGCCCAGGCCGGGCCTTTCGGCAACCTCTTCAGCAAGGAAACCGTGCTGGAAGTCAAGGACGGGGCCGTTTCGCTGCCCGTGTCCGGCGTGAGCGTCAAGGCTTCTTTTTATAAGGTCAAGATTGACGGAACCGACGTGATCTTTTTTGCCCTGCTGGATTCCGCCGGAAAGGTCCGCGTGGCTCTGGATGCCTGCGATTCCTGCTGGGCTTCGGGCAAGGGGTACAAACAGCAGGGCGATTCAATGGTCTGCCAGAACTGCGGCATGGCTTTTCACGCCGACCGCATCGGCCTCCGCAAGGGCGGCTGCAATCCGCACCCCGTGGCCTACAGCCTTTCAGACGCTACCGTCGTCATTCCGGCAACGGAACTTCAGGCTGGCGTCAAGTTTTTCGGGTCCCGGTAATACATGAACATCATAACCATTCCCTTACGCTGCCTGCGGCAGAAATGGGGGCGCTCCGCCGCGCTGCTGTCGGTCTTTCTGCTCGGCGTGGCGGCCATTACCGCCCTCAACAACGTGTCTTCCTCCGTGGCCGAAGGATTTGAAAAAAAACTCAGCGCCTTCGGAGCCAACATCGCCATTACCCCCAAGAGGGAAACCCTCCAGATTTCCTATGGCGGCATCCCTCTTGGCAACGCCACGGTGGACAACGGCTATATTCCCCTGGCCGAAACCCAGCGCGCCATTGAGGGCATCCCCCTCCGGGACAGAATATCCGTGGTGGCCCCCAAGCTCGCGGGCCTTGTGGCCTTTGCCGCAAAGGCAGGCGAAACCCCAGTGCTTGTGCCCCTTGTGGGCGTCAATTTTGAGTCCGAAGTGGAGTTAAAGCAGTTCTGGCATGCGCAAGGTTCCATCCCCGGCGTTGCAACCATGCAGGCCCCCGACCCGCTCATGCAGCGCCTTGAAGGGCAGCACGCCAAACACGCCAGCCAGGCTGACACCCCCGGAGCTCCCGCGCCCGGCCCCAACATGGCAACCACCGGCACGGCGGGCACAAATATGTCGGGCGCGAACATGACGGCCCCAGCCATGACAGGCACAGCCGTGGCTCCCGTGCCCGGCTCCAGTGCTCCCAATGCCTTTTCCTCCGCAGCCGATAACGACGACTGCTGCGCGGGCATTATGGACATCCCTGATTTCCATGCGGGACAACCAGGACACGCTGGGCAGGATTTCAACCCCGCGCAGGCCGACATGGGCCATACCGCCATGCTGGACGCCGCACGACCTGACGCGCCCGACGGGCAGCATACCGCAGCACAGCACCCGGATCAGACGCTTACGCCCGAGCGCCATTTGCTGGCCGGAGCAACCGTGGCGGAGCGTCTCAAGCTTGGCCCTGGGCAGACAATCTGGCTCAATGGCGCGCAGTACCTTGTGGAGGGCGTGCTGCAACCCACGGGCAGCGATGACGACAGCGTTCTTTTTGCCCATCTGCCCGAAGCGCAGAAACTTTTTCACGCGCCCGACGCGGCCAGTTTTATCGAAGCGGCCGCGCTCTGCTCCGGCTGCCCCATTGAGGATATTGTCAACGAACTGGGCGCGGCCCTGCCCGGCCAGGACATCCGGGCCTTGCGGCAGGTGGTGGCCCAGCGCATGTACTCCATTTCCTTCGCGCAGAACATGGCCCTTGTGGTGACGGTGGTCATCCTGTTCTCCGCATGCGTTATGGTGGTCATGTCCAT
This DNA window, taken from Desulfovibrio sp. 86, encodes the following:
- a CDS encoding 4Fe-4S dicluster domain-containing protein, with the translated sequence MSMTRFVTPDGLPAFLAFLSQQGNRVLVPVEKPAAKRSVVFEPWREGMAFTLEKATVPAKEAVLPQSETLVRYKKSKDPENPDRVAIQLDDKPEAEATVVFATRPCDARGYVVLDRPYLKGPFADPYYKARREALTVISLTCNSGCNTCFCHWVGGGPTSPEGSDILMTEIEGGYVLQAITPKGEELLAASSLEDGADRFSKVEEVRKAAWASLVPAPNLKEAPERLAALFTDVEFWQNQTDRCLSCGACTYFCPTCYCFNITDEGEGLSEKGGRRLRSWDNCMSSLFTREASGHNPRTVKAFRMRNRVSHKYSTYPENWGSFSCSGCGRCISNCPVCLDIRAIVLAALEAKQPKAE
- a CDS encoding hydrogenase iron-sulfur subunit, producing MPVLEGKELRIVGFLCNWCSYGGADTAGVARATQPTDLRIIRVPCSGRIDPLFIVKALLNGADGVLVSGCHPRDCHYAAGNFYARRRLEVLKQFLPVLGIDDRRFEYTWVSASEGQRWQQVVTLFTDRIHKLGPAPSLEDPEPLLKIADMALTSLRPLGTGQSAALGELKDAIKAKLPELDMVLGWGEGYDAAHTVPIFMKTPEDVDKLVWGPFNVNNLAVYLPSFKGKKVGIVVKGCDSRSVVELLQEKLIRREDVTIFAMPCEGTLDMARVNQGLGRYTKIDKVEYDEAGVTITADGKPIRFCMTDYAQGKCYGCTTPSAVLADTRLGMPVKVEAGPYTPPELALLDSMSLEERMAFWRGQMDRCLRCYACRNACPMCVCRDFCVSDSRDPHWMTQDDSVKEKLFFQTIHAMHLAGRCTGCGECQRACPVGIPILALRQQIARAVGQLFDGYKSGLNAEDVPPLLGYEVEEKNIHERDWK
- a CDS encoding FAD/NAD(P)-binding protein: MLREITPRPQPAGNPYLPMPATVAEVIQETGNIRTLRVVLDDADAMKNFTYEPGQVGQFSVFGAGESTFVINSPPSQKNYLQFSVMQAGEVTAAIHRLSPGDKVGVRAPLGNFFPYNDWKGKDIFFVGGGIGMAPIRTIMMHILENRKDYGKVSLLYGARTPRDMAFSYETEDWLRRDDLDCTLCIDAPFEGWEHKVGLIPNVLTELNPDPKNCVAVLCGPPIMIKFTVQALEKLKFAPENIVTTLEKRMKCGIGICGRCNIGGRYVCVDGPVFTWKELQELPPEM
- a CDS encoding DUF2318 domain-containing protein — protein: MRHPHTTGYSTAKALPLPFDRQVRALLLTALALCCALFAAPAQAGPFGNLFSKETVLEVKDGAVSLPVSGVSVKASFYKVKIDGTDVIFFALLDSAGKVRVALDACDSCWASGKGYKQQGDSMVCQNCGMAFHADRIGLRKGGCNPHPVAYSLSDATVVIPATELQAGVKFFGSR
- a CDS encoding ABC transporter permease; this translates as MNIITIPLRCLRQKWGRSAALLSVFLLGVAAITALNNVSSSVAEGFEKKLSAFGANIAITPKRETLQISYGGIPLGNATVDNGYIPLAETQRAIEGIPLRDRISVVAPKLAGLVAFAAKAGETPVLVPLVGVNFESEVELKQFWHAQGSIPGVATMQAPDPLMQRLEGQHAKHASQADTPGAPAPGPNMATTGTAGTNMSGANMTAPAMTGTAVAPVPGSSAPNAFSSAADNDDCCAGIMDIPDFHAGQPGHAGQDFNPAQADMGHTAMLDAARPDAPDGQHTAAQHPDQTLTPERHLLAGATVAERLKLGPGQTIWLNGAQYLVEGVLQPTGSDDDSVLFAHLPEAQKLFHAPDAASFIEAAALCSGCPIEDIVNELGAALPGQDIRALRQVVAQRMYSISFAQNMALVVTVVILFSACVMVVMSMLVSVNERRKEIGLLRAVGFSRRAVFFIFAAEALVIGFLAGVAGYAAGYAAGSKVLVAMQIEAAAYPAFSFAALFGYGLMASALAVLAAAFPACKAARANPAEALTSL